One window of the Zea mays cultivar B73 chromosome 3, Zm-B73-REFERENCE-NAM-5.0, whole genome shotgun sequence genome contains the following:
- the LOC541743 gene encoding transcription factor MYB30 isoform X2 yields MGRSPCCDKTKVKRGPWSQEEDAVLRSFVQRFGNAGNWIALPQKAGLKRCGKSCRLRWLNYLRPELRHGGFTDEEDSLILSLYGEIGSKWSVIASRLPGRTDNDVKNYWNTKLKKRYLASSTSTGEARPPPPPPAPPSASGDDSSAAADSHQAQQDEPSLPLTPPAFSTDLDTTFAVVDDDMLLFKSDQLYAELVGLVEKKSQATAGPSTGGGGDEANSTATPSSSSYGTGTTNSPTVSSSSGSCALWPTDVHGTTLLSEPTSSSLFDDAYGVGDDAFGAAALPAYSFQDLLASSYDDATAAVVTQELMQYYQ; encoded by the exons ATGGGGCGGTCGCCGTGTTGCGACAAGACGAAGGTGAAGCGGGGGCCGTGGTCGCAGGAGGAGGACGCCGTCCTCAGGAGCTTCGTCCAGAGGTTCGGCAATGCCGGCAATTGGATCGCCCTGCCGCAGAAAGCAG GGCTGAAACGATGCGGTAAGAGCTGCCGTCTTCGCTGGCTCAACTACCTCCGCCCGGAGCTCCGGCACGGCGGCTTCACCGACGAGGAAGACAGCCTCATCTTGTCTCTCTACGGCGAGATTGGAAGCAA GTGGTCGGTGATAGCGTCCAGACTCCCCGGACGGACGGACAACGACGTCAAGAACTACTGGAACACCAAGCTCAAGAAGCGGTACTTGGCGTCGTCCACGTCCACGGGAGAAGCaaggccgccgccgccaccaccagctCCTCCTAGCGCTAGCGGCGACGACAGCAGCGCCGCCGCCGACAGCCACCAGGCCCAACAAGACGAACCCTCTCTTCCGCTGACACCTCCAGCCTTCAGTACCGACCTCGATACGACCTTTGCCGTTGTCGACGACGACATGCTCCTCTTCAAGTCCGATCAGCTGTACGCCGAGCTCGTGGGTCTGGTCGAGAAGAAATCGCAGGCCACAGCTGGCCCGTCCACTGGTGGTGGCGGGGACGAGGCTAATTCGACGGCCACGCCATCGTCCTCGTCGTATGGAACTGGGACAACAAACAGTCCCACGGTTAGCAGCAGCTCAGGTAGCTGCGCCCTGTGGCCCACGGACGTGCATGGCACAACGCTGCTGTCCGAACCCACCAGCAGCAGCCTGTTCGACGACGCTTACGGTGTTGGCGACGACGCGTTCGGAGCGGCGGCTCTGCCTGCGTACTCCTTCCAAGACCTTCTGGCCTCGTCTTACGACGATGCTACTGCTGCGGTGGTGACGCAGGAGTTGATGCAGTACTACCAGTAG
- the LOC541743 gene encoding transcription factor MYB1 isoform X1 codes for MRTANISGVGACCTVVKGFGLVDLCASSSSFPSGYADDEVLVDYCLVRRSGLKRCGKSCRLRWLNYLRPELRHGGFTDEEDSLILSLYGEIGSKWSVIASRLPGRTDNDVKNYWNTKLKKRYLASSTSTGEARPPPPPPAPPSASGDDSSAAADSHQAQQDEPSLPLTPPAFSTDLDTTFAVVDDDMLLFKSDQLYAELVGLVEKKSQATAGPSTGGGGDEANSTATPSSSSYGTGTTNSPTVSSSSGSCALWPTDVHGTTLLSEPTSSSLFDDAYGVGDDAFGAAALPAYSFQDLLASSYDDATAAVVTQELMQYYQ; via the exons ATGCGAACTGCAAACATCAGCGGGGTTGGTGCATGCTGCACTGTAGTCAAAGGCTTCGGTTTGGTTGATCTGTgtgcgtcgtcgtcgtcctttcctTCTGGTTACGCTGACGATGAGGTGTTGGTTGATTATTGTCTCGTACGTCGTTCAGGGCTGAAACGATGCGGTAAGAGCTGCCGTCTTCGCTGGCTCAACTACCTCCGCCCGGAGCTCCGGCACGGCGGCTTCACCGACGAGGAAGACAGCCTCATCTTGTCTCTCTACGGCGAGATTGGAAGCAA GTGGTCGGTGATAGCGTCCAGACTCCCCGGACGGACGGACAACGACGTCAAGAACTACTGGAACACCAAGCTCAAGAAGCGGTACTTGGCGTCGTCCACGTCCACGGGAGAAGCaaggccgccgccgccaccaccagctCCTCCTAGCGCTAGCGGCGACGACAGCAGCGCCGCCGCCGACAGCCACCAGGCCCAACAAGACGAACCCTCTCTTCCGCTGACACCTCCAGCCTTCAGTACCGACCTCGATACGACCTTTGCCGTTGTCGACGACGACATGCTCCTCTTCAAGTCCGATCAGCTGTACGCCGAGCTCGTGGGTCTGGTCGAGAAGAAATCGCAGGCCACAGCTGGCCCGTCCACTGGTGGTGGCGGGGACGAGGCTAATTCGACGGCCACGCCATCGTCCTCGTCGTATGGAACTGGGACAACAAACAGTCCCACGGTTAGCAGCAGCTCAGGTAGCTGCGCCCTGTGGCCCACGGACGTGCATGGCACAACGCTGCTGTCCGAACCCACCAGCAGCAGCCTGTTCGACGACGCTTACGGTGTTGGCGACGACGCGTTCGGAGCGGCGGCTCTGCCTGCGTACTCCTTCCAAGACCTTCTGGCCTCGTCTTACGACGATGCTACTGCTGCGGTGGTGACGCAGGAGTTGATGCAGTACTACCAGTAG